In Clostridiisalibacter paucivorans DSM 22131, the genomic stretch ATGGCTTTTTCAATAGCTGTATTAATCATCTCTGTTATAACTACTAACGATATAGTAAAAAAAAGAATTATAAGCTCAACTCTACTAAAGTTAATAAATAAACTAAAAAATAGTACTAAAAATGCAGCCAAAGTATGTATCCTCATATTTCTTTGGGTCTTTAAAGTATATATAATACCTTCAACTGCATAGTTAAAACTATCTATAAGTTTTCTTACCCTCATCTCAATACTCCCAATTCTTTATTTAAATAATCCAAGATTTTTCATAACTTGTTTTTCTTTTTCTCTCATAATATTTTTTTCCTGTTCCTCCATATGATCATATCCCATAAGATGAAACATACTATGAGCTGTAAGATATGCCATTTCTCTTTCAAAGGAATGCCCAAACTCTTCTGATTGCCTTTTAGCTGTAATTGCCGATATAACTATATCTCCAAGCATAGGTAATTGTCCATCAAATAACGTATTATCTTCCATGGGAAAAGATAATACATCTGTTGGTCTATCTTTTCCCATATAGATTTTATTTAATTTCATTATTTCATTATCATCTACTATTGAAATGCTCAATTCATAATCTTCAGTTCTACTTTCTATATTTAAGCATTC encodes the following:
- the ybeY gene encoding rRNA maturation RNase YbeY, producing the protein MDLLLDNRQQEIEITNEMIEMLKEVIKECLNIESRTEDYELSISIVDDNEIMKLNKIYMGKDRPTDVLSFPMEDNTLFDGQLPMLGDIVISAITAKRQSEEFGHSFEREMAYLTAHSMFHLMGYDHMEEQEKNIMREKEKQVMKNLGLFK